One genomic region from Ovis canadensis isolate MfBH-ARS-UI-01 breed Bighorn chromosome 6, ARS-UI_OviCan_v2, whole genome shotgun sequence encodes:
- the LOC138442710 gene encoding serine/arginine repetitive matrix protein 1-like, translated as MTQAVEQKSCPSAWRSLSSLEMRNRLREPFHSTHRAGVARCGPAPRTAHVLTCSSRDPVRLLARGAGAAGTRRPGGPRAAAAGAESHHLLSPKRLRAWAEEAGEGEEKQHLLLLHASETLSGGDPGRPPDPGALAHPRLPRAPPRASPNPPERGRSTPAAGSERCRDTPEADREAEERCSPATTVSRGGNPGVSPSPRRSCRSSRLLSGSTSGARPAPPQSLSINPLRTSGAPRISDPAVPSTSLARRLLSPAPSLETRSPGRPAPRFL; from the exons ATGACACAGGCTGTCGAACAGAAGAGCTGCCCCAGTGCGTGGAGGAGTCTATCATCTCTGG AAATGAGAAACAGACTCCGGGAGCCCTTCCACAGCACGCACAGAGCTGGAGTAGCACGATGCGG CCCAGCGCCCAGGACAGCGCACGTCCTTACCTGCTCGTCCCGAGACCCGGTCCGGCTACTGGCGCGCGGAGCAGGGGCAGCGGGGACGCGGCGTCCAGGCGGGCCGCGGGCAGCCGCCGCGGGCGCCGAGAGCCACCACCTCCTCTCCCCCAAGAGGCTGCGGGCGTGGGCCGAAGAAGctggagagggagaagagaagcagcatctcctcctcctccacgccTCCGAAACGCTGTCCGGCGGCGACCCCGGCCGACCGCCAGACCCTGGAGCGCTAGCGCACCCTCGGCTGCCCCGCGCGCCTCCAAGGGCTTCCCCAAACCCTCCGGAGCGGGGCCGCTCAACTCCGGCCGCCGGCTCCGAGCGCTGCCGAGATACGCCTGAGGCAGACCGGGAAGCCGAGGAGCGCTGCTCGCCCGCCACGACGGTCTCTCGGGGCGGTAATCCCGGTGTGTCACCCTCGCCGCGCCGCAGCTGCCGGAGCTCCCGGCTCCTCTCCGGCTCCACCTCTGGCGCTCGCCCGGCTCCGCCCCAGTCCCTGTCAATCAACCCTCTTCGGACTTCTGGAGCCCCGCGGATCTCCGACCCCGCCGTTCCCTCGACCTCATTGGCCCGACGGCTCctcagccccgccccctccctagAGACGAGGTCGCCGGGGAGACCGGCGCCCAGGTTCCTATGA